A portion of the Columba livia isolate bColLiv1 breed racing homer chromosome 31, bColLiv1.pat.W.v2, whole genome shotgun sequence genome contains these proteins:
- the LOC135576823 gene encoding cilia- and flagella-associated protein 52-like, protein MLLTAPSLKPLCVRGAQGCREAWAGLLRTTFLPENVVLPDPASYSSCSAIPPFCFAPQADVILWDFPKQELLARLSLHEGKVEGLSFSPRGIYLVSLGGQDDGRVMVWDVSKREAVCGSPASPRSAGNANVVMCSSCRDEVFVTAGNFTIRVWELDTATKTIHPSECYAGQLRGISVCVQMTDDDGDFHLGTTSGDVLKVNTSSKVLTACGPQKKKLSMGVTALLLPKTGGLIVGTGEGTVALCTGSDCQVKKRMRVEGAVTSLTCRGRDDQFFLGTNKGQMHRSAYATFKEELVAVCHTEAVNDIVFPEGHWDLFVTCSTNDIRVWYTPERLERLQITVPNVTCHAVKVTRDGMVIVSAWNDGKIRAFVPATGEPMYEINNAHNLGVTAIAATSDCKQIISGGGDGQVRIWNIGEKTQKPREVLKEHRGAVSCIKTNKNDKEGVTASLDGTCVIWDLERYVRKQMILDNTLFKCVCYHRGEYQIITSGTDRKIVYWEVLDGSAIREVQGSLSSSINGMDITSDGASFVTGGDDHLVKLWDYKEGTVTHVGVGHSGNVTRLKICPANKYMVSVSADGAVLIWKQPSSG, encoded by the exons atgcttcttacagcacccagtctgaagcctctttgtgtcaggggtgcccagggctgcagagaagcttgggctgggctccttcGAACAACTTTCCTGCCAGAGAACGTTGTTCTCCCTGATCCTGCGAGTTACAGCTCATGCTCTGCCATCccccccttctgctttgccccgcaggcagacgtcatcctctgggatttcccaaagcaggagtTACTTGCTCGGCTCTCGCTGCACGAGGGCAAAGTCGAGGGACTCTCGTTCTCGCCCAGaggcatttatcttgtgtccCTGGGAGGCCAGGACGACGGCAG ggtgATGGTGTGGGACGTCAGTAAGAGAGAGGCTGTGTGCGGGAGCCCGGCCTCGCCGCGCAGCGCCGGCAATGCCAACGTCgtcatgtgctccagctgcagggacgaggtgtttgtcactgctggaaa TTTCACCATTCGAGTGTGGGAACTCGACACAGCAACTAAAACAATCCATCCATCTGAATGCTACGCGGGGCAACTGAGAGGAatcagcgtgtgtgttcag ATGACAGACGATGATGGTGATTTTCATCTTGGCACGACGAGTGGAGATGTCCTGAAagtgaacacaagcagcaaggtgctgactgcctgtgggccccagaagaagaagttgagcatg ggagtcacagctttgcttttgccgAAGACAGGAGGTTTAATAGTCGGCACCGGAGAAGGGACTGTAGCTCTCTGTACAGGCTCAGACTGCCAAGTAAAGAA GAGAATGCGAGTTgaaggtgctgtcacttccctgACGTGTAGAGGTCGGGACGACCAGTTCTTTCTAGGGACAAATAAAGGCCAGATGCACCGCAGTGCCTACGCTACATTTAAAGAGGAGCTGGTCGCCGTCTGTCACACCGAAGCCGTCAACGacattgtttttcctga GGGACATTGGGACTTGTTCGTTACCTGCTCCACAAACGACATTCGAGTGTGGTACACGCCGGAACGTCTGGAGCGGCTGCAAATCACCGTCCCCAACGTCACCTGCCACGCGGTCAAGGTGACGAGGGACGGCATGGTCATCGTTTCAG CTTGGAATGACGGGAAAATCCGCGCCTTCGTGCCCGCTACGGGAGAGCCAATGTACGAGATCAACAACGCCCATAACCTGGGAGTGACGGCAATTGCTGCGACCAGCGACTGCAAACAGATCATTAGCGGAGGAGGTGACGGGCAG GTGAGGATCTGGAATATTGGTGAGAAAACCCAGAAGCCGAGGGAAGTTCTGAAGGAGCACAGAGGTGCCGTGTCCTGCATCAAGACTAATAAGAACGACAAAGAGGGTGTCACAGCCAGCCTGGACGGAACGTGCGTCATCTGGGATCTTGA GCGTTACgtgagaaaacaaatgatcctAGACAACACATTGTTCAAATGCGTGTGTTACCATCGCGGAGAGTACCAGATCATCACCAGTGGAACAGACAGAAAG aTCGTGTACTGGGAAGTGCTCGATGGCTCCGCAATCAGAGAAGTGCAAGGCTCTCTGTCGAGCTCCATCAACGGGATGGACATCACATCGGACGGGGCGTCCTTTGTCACAG GTGGTGACGACCATCTGGTGAAGCTGTGGGACTATAAGGAGGGCACGGTGACTCACGTGGGAGTGGGCCACAGCGGCAACGTCACCCGCCTCAAGATCTGCCCCGCGAACAAGTACATGGTGAGCGTGAGCGCGGACGGTGCCGTCCTCATCTGGAAACAGCCCAGCTCGGGCTGA